A single window of Cytobacillus dafuensis DNA harbors:
- a CDS encoding efflux RND transporter permease subunit: MKISSFSINRPIFTLVTMFLVLILGIVSLLNIPMKLIPDINPPVGVIVTSYPGASPEEVVEKVTKPLEANLATLPGIKTMTSSSQESANLILLEFSWTTDIDEIQNEVIQRLDQTSMPDGVERPRFLKFDPSQFPIIQLSLSGDEDKQALRQIADQLKLELTKVNGVASVNLSGTAIKEVRVELDQDKLKDYQLSQEDIVNIIQAHNVSLPGDAILTNGKELTTRIISTIDSVDTLKNLTVTVNPVNGEKISLQDVSRVEMVNQDDRTITRTNQSPSVLLSVLQQSDANTAEVSKEFKYQLDKLLEKEKFKDIEYDILFDQGDYIQLAIGNISNSLILGGLFAMVVLFFFLRNVKSPLIIGISIPYSVIFTFVLMYFSDFTLNIMTLGGLALGIGMLVDNAIVVIENINRHLNMGKDSKTAAIDGTKEVGTAITASTLTTVAVFIPVVFITGIIGELFTEFALTISFSLFASLVVALTVVPMLASRLLKAPRKNLEEKRQQSRWMLSLEKSIKWSLRHRAAVIIIALLLLGVGAYGLTTVGTQFLPNTDEGFFTIRVELENGSALTETEKVITAMEQKLQAEEDIETYVSLIGTTQEGSFRGSKNANSAEIYVKMKELDKRERSTIEFVDDVKKKLERTAKNTNQSAEVSFNMHSSSGTAPNTLTFSVRDTDKGRLNKQVEKIYQELQNIDDVTELSTDLIDTVEEIQITVDRDKAFEHGLAPAQIAMIVNDVTRGNKATQLVDDQSNIYGVLVEYDQTVTQNLEKLKTLLIKKPDGSYISLDQVTNIEQGEGPVRIQRINQQNAVQFTLKYKSTTNLGAISKEVDEKIADLNLPDDTEIVFSGDRELLESSIDDMIMAFVLAIIFIYLVMAAQFESLKYPFVIMITVPLMVIGVSIALTATRTPIGITAIIGIIVLAGIVVNNAIVIVDYINQRKDNGLKIYDAIITSVKDRARPILMTALTTILGLIPLALGIGEGTEINQPMGITVIGGLISSTFLTLFVIPVVYSLFDKDTRRMNRMYATPEGHLIPAYLLEERVESVKEEDIENPMPPAQDSRNFSRNEMAQMLEELLKLVKDDDQDKNNHHPSDK; encoded by the coding sequence ATGAAAATAAGCAGTTTTTCAATAAATAGACCGATTTTCACTTTGGTTACTATGTTTTTAGTTCTTATATTAGGAATTGTTTCTCTCCTAAATATTCCAATGAAGCTTATTCCAGATATTAATCCTCCAGTGGGGGTTATTGTAACTTCCTATCCAGGGGCAAGTCCTGAGGAAGTAGTTGAGAAAGTGACGAAGCCTTTGGAGGCTAATCTTGCTACTCTACCAGGAATTAAAACAATGACTAGCTCTTCTCAAGAAAGTGCTAATCTCATTCTGCTGGAGTTTTCTTGGACGACGGACATTGATGAAATTCAAAACGAAGTAATTCAGCGGTTGGATCAAACTTCAATGCCTGATGGAGTGGAAAGACCGCGTTTCTTAAAATTTGATCCATCACAATTTCCGATCATTCAATTATCACTAAGTGGAGATGAGGACAAACAAGCATTAAGACAAATTGCAGATCAGCTGAAACTGGAGCTTACAAAGGTTAACGGCGTTGCAAGTGTAAACCTTTCGGGGACAGCTATTAAAGAGGTTCGTGTAGAGCTTGATCAAGACAAACTAAAGGATTACCAACTAAGTCAAGAGGATATCGTTAATATCATTCAAGCTCATAATGTTTCATTGCCTGGTGATGCCATTTTAACGAATGGAAAAGAGTTGACAACAAGAATTATAAGTACCATTGATTCGGTTGATACTCTAAAAAATTTAACTGTAACTGTTAACCCAGTTAATGGGGAGAAAATTTCTCTTCAAGATGTTAGTAGAGTTGAAATGGTGAATCAGGATGACAGAACCATTACAAGAACAAATCAATCACCCTCAGTTTTACTAAGTGTACTTCAACAATCTGATGCAAATACAGCAGAGGTCTCAAAGGAGTTTAAGTATCAATTGGATAAACTTCTAGAAAAAGAGAAATTCAAAGATATTGAGTATGATATTTTGTTTGATCAGGGTGATTATATCCAGCTTGCTATTGGGAATATTTCCAATTCTTTAATCCTTGGCGGTCTTTTTGCCATGGTTGTCCTTTTTTTCTTCCTAAGAAATGTGAAAAGTCCACTAATTATCGGAATCTCAATTCCATATTCTGTTATTTTTACATTTGTGTTAATGTACTTTTCTGATTTTACTCTTAATATCATGACTTTGGGCGGCCTTGCTCTCGGGATCGGAATGCTTGTTGATAATGCAATTGTTGTGATTGAAAATATAAATCGTCATTTAAATATGGGGAAGGATTCAAAAACAGCGGCTATAGACGGTACCAAGGAGGTTGGCACTGCGATAACAGCTTCAACATTAACAACAGTTGCTGTTTTCATACCTGTTGTCTTTATCACAGGTATTATTGGGGAGTTATTTACTGAATTCGCATTAACAATATCTTTTAGTTTATTTGCTTCATTAGTAGTTGCTCTAACGGTTGTTCCGATGCTTGCTAGCCGATTATTGAAGGCGCCGAGGAAAAACTTAGAAGAAAAAAGACAACAATCAAGATGGATGCTTTCACTTGAAAAATCAATAAAATGGTCATTACGTCACCGGGCTGCTGTTATTATCATCGCATTACTACTTCTTGGAGTCGGTGCATATGGATTAACGACAGTAGGTACACAATTTCTCCCTAATACGGACGAAGGATTCTTCACAATTCGAGTTGAATTAGAAAACGGATCTGCCTTAACTGAAACGGAAAAGGTTATTACTGCAATGGAGCAAAAGCTACAAGCTGAAGAGGACATCGAGACTTATGTCAGTCTTATTGGTACGACCCAGGAAGGTTCGTTTCGTGGATCAAAAAATGCTAATAGTGCAGAGATATATGTGAAAATGAAAGAGTTAGATAAAAGGGAAAGATCTACAATTGAATTTGTAGATGATGTTAAGAAGAAACTGGAAAGAACAGCTAAAAATACAAATCAAAGTGCAGAAGTTTCCTTTAATATGCATTCTTCTTCAGGGACTGCTCCAAATACTCTTACTTTTAGTGTAAGAGATACGGATAAGGGCAGATTGAATAAGCAAGTAGAAAAAATTTATCAGGAACTACAAAATATTGATGATGTAACAGAGTTGTCAACTGATCTAATCGATACTGTGGAAGAGATTCAGATTACAGTCGATCGGGATAAAGCATTCGAACACGGCCTTGCCCCAGCGCAGATCGCTATGATCGTGAATGATGTTACTCGTGGAAATAAGGCTACACAGTTGGTTGATGATCAATCAAATATTTATGGAGTTTTGGTAGAATATGATCAAACTGTTACGCAGAACCTTGAAAAACTAAAAACATTACTAATAAAAAAACCAGATGGTAGTTATATTTCTCTAGATCAAGTTACAAATATTGAACAAGGTGAAGGTCCAGTAAGAATTCAACGTATTAATCAACAAAATGCTGTGCAATTTACATTGAAATATAAATCAACCACAAATTTAGGAGCTATTTCTAAGGAAGTGGACGAAAAAATTGCAGATCTTAATTTACCAGATGATACAGAAATAGTTTTTAGTGGTGACCGAGAGCTATTAGAGTCATCTATTGATGATATGATTATGGCGTTTGTATTAGCGATTATTTTCATTTATCTCGTAATGGCGGCTCAATTTGAATCATTAAAATATCCATTTGTTATTATGATTACTGTTCCACTGATGGTAATTGGTGTTTCAATTGCTCTTACAGCAACAAGAACTCCAATAGGGATTACAGCGATTATAGGTATTATTGTCCTAGCAGGAATCGTGGTAAACAATGCAATTGTTATTGTAGACTATATCAATCAAAGGAAAGATAATGGTCTTAAAATATATGATGCGATTATTACATCAGTTAAAGACCGTGCTAGGCCAATTCTAATGACTGCTTTAACGACAATTCTAGGGCTTATTCCCCTTGCGCTTGGAATTGGGGAAGGAACAGAGATCAATCAGCCAATGGGAATTACAGTAATTGGAGGATTAATTAGTAGCACTTTCTTAACCTTATTTGTTATTCCGGTTGTATATAGTTTATTCGATAAAGATACACGAAGAATGAATAGAATGTATGCTACACCAGAGGGTCATTTGATACCAGCCTATTTATTAGAAGAACGTGTAGAATCAGTTAAAGAGGAAGATATTGAGAATCCAATGCCTCCAGCACAAGACTCTCGTAATTTCAGCAGAAATGAAATGGCTCAAATGCTCGAAGAACTGTTAAAACTTGTTAAAGACGATGATCAGGATAAGAATAATCACCATCCTTCAGATAAGTAG
- the nhaC gene encoding Na+/H+ antiporter NhaC: MKQEQLNFTFKPMEALLITIVLLGGIGTAMIFGGVVPHIPIVISIMFLLGLGLLKKVSIKELEEGLTDGAKSGLGAVLIFFFIGMLISSWMASGTIPTFIYLALDVVNGKFFYAIAFVVSSIIGVSVGSSLTTAATIGVAFMSVSTALGLSEALTAGAVISGAFFGDKMSPLSDTTNLASMIVKVDLFEHIKNMAWTTGPAFIISFILFAILSPDEAASDFSKIEILKNTLIDQGYVHWYSLIPFLLLTYLAIKKVSAMITLSASILSALLIGFFVQKDFGINKMLNLLFDGFTSNTGVKEVDSLLSRGGMESMFFSISLVLLALSMGGLLFKLGIIPSLLEGMKKFLQKVPALIASTAGTAIGINFLLGEQYLSILLTGNTFQESYDKAGLHPKNLSRVLEDAGTVINPLVPWGVCGVFLTGVLGVETIDYLPYTFFCLLSPILTIVYGITGFTITKKGEKAAV, from the coding sequence ATGAAGCAGGAACAATTAAATTTTACTTTTAAGCCGATGGAGGCTTTACTTATTACAATAGTCCTTTTGGGTGGCATTGGCACAGCAATGATTTTTGGTGGTGTTGTGCCTCATATTCCCATTGTCATTTCAATTATGTTTTTACTAGGACTAGGTTTATTAAAGAAGGTGAGTATAAAGGAATTGGAGGAAGGTTTAACAGATGGTGCGAAATCTGGCCTCGGGGCAGTGCTTATCTTTTTCTTTATCGGTATGTTAATTAGCAGCTGGATGGCAAGCGGAACGATCCCCACTTTTATTTACCTTGCATTAGACGTAGTGAATGGGAAATTCTTTTATGCTATTGCCTTTGTTGTATCATCTATCATTGGTGTGAGTGTGGGGAGTTCACTTACAACAGCAGCGACGATTGGCGTTGCATTTATGAGTGTTTCGACAGCTCTCGGCTTGTCAGAAGCATTGACTGCAGGAGCTGTTATTTCAGGAGCCTTTTTTGGAGATAAAATGTCTCCACTTTCAGATACAACGAACCTTGCCTCAATGATTGTAAAGGTGGATTTATTTGAACATATTAAAAATATGGCATGGACTACTGGACCTGCTTTCATTATTTCTTTTATCCTTTTTGCCATTTTATCACCAGATGAAGCTGCATCTGATTTTTCTAAGATAGAAATTCTAAAGAATACTCTTATTGATCAGGGGTATGTTCATTGGTATTCACTTATCCCTTTTCTATTATTAACATATTTGGCTATAAAAAAAGTTTCTGCCATGATCACCCTATCAGCGAGTATTTTATCCGCGTTACTGATTGGTTTCTTTGTTCAAAAGGATTTTGGAATAAACAAAATGTTGAACCTATTATTTGATGGCTTTACATCAAATACTGGCGTAAAAGAGGTGGATTCACTTTTATCAAGGGGTGGAATGGAAAGTATGTTTTTTTCCATTTCATTAGTCCTGTTAGCTCTTTCTATGGGGGGACTGCTTTTTAAATTGGGAATTATCCCTTCATTACTAGAAGGAATGAAAAAGTTTTTGCAAAAGGTTCCAGCCTTGATTGCCTCCACTGCAGGAACGGCAATAGGAATCAACTTCCTTCTCGGAGAACAATATCTTTCAATATTATTGACAGGGAATACATTTCAAGAATCATATGATAAAGCAGGATTGCATCCGAAAAATCTTTCACGAGTATTAGAGGATGCGGGAACTGTTATTAACCCTCTAGTGCCTTGGGGAGTATGTGGTGTATTTTTGACAGGGGTTTTGGGAGTCGAAACAATTGATTATTTACCATACACATTTTTCTGTCTTCTATCGCCTATACTAACAATAGTTTATGGAATTACAGGCTTTACCATTACGAAAAAAGGAGAAAAAGCAGCTGTTTGA